Proteins encoded together in one Rossellomorea sp. y25 window:
- a CDS encoding S8 family serine peptidase, with protein sequence MMVSKKSTLSIGLMSVLLSSSMITPASAEFYQSKEEMDPAHIHKGKLPLMDMEKKATDDPLYGQDLKAFNSNESIRLIVEVDVNKKLKTAPEKQVEQVKNTFMKKRDASSKIIHTYSTGFYGFSMETTMKDAEKIKELEGVKDIRIAKTYEHMDVKSNELVEAMNVWTKYNYSGDGMVVAIVDSGIDYRHEAMTLSEKGKKKAKYNEHNIQEKLDESEVDDVWYTDKVPTGYDWADKDTNVIPASNSHGTHVAGIVGAYEESQKKAMGVAPDVQLLAEKVFSDSRSGAYDDDIVAGIYHAVEFGADVINLSLGSDAGSVDPNDPVQRAIQYATEHGVLVVAAAGNASYSTKQNLLERSQLPWAKNPDIGLVGDPGVTPSALQVASSENDQMSVDALSLNDGSQLGYQTQSSSKKLSDELEAGQDYELIFAGEGFGSHLDGLDLEGKIVVAKPAKSYAVYSTLQYDSAKKGAVGLIVIPPDKYPSYANLNFSRYTIPAVTTGHTEGDQLIERLQSGEKISVQLSDEGVWVQNPTTEPMSSFSSYGSPTDLSFKPEITAPGGKISSTVLNNEYETMSGTSMATPHVAAGAALLLEKYYEELGLPKNEETVLKAKNALMNTSQVLTNPDDENSLYSPRRQGSGLMKIEQAIKSPYLVEHVGAPLEKAASVALKEVDRTFDFTLDVEPLAKKLEKANDQYEIVVDVLMDETEKKTYGGVEREYLTLHSIPIEGAVVKINGKQMGDKKIQYKPRRDGEVKISVTLPEGLSEGRFVEGFVRFVPKGTSVKDLATLTMPFMGYYGDWDSLNNIDVSPVNGDPYLGYTVLWNDVMELPMGYDTSTGTFDPNKIGYSKNAVASGIYPSFTAFRNLKEMSLKVEDENGKTVANITNFGEFTEDGSPYPFRKNIMGYGNYSYKFDGMFWSGEDDGGNQLPDGNYTYVYESTLNYEGAEPQQTKIPFKLDSVAPVVKNIKITEQTDGKYKITWDVTEEGTKHIGNFIWVNGGSRKSVYSDANEYITDEKPEIVMISAIDALQNVGVGYNGNEELLNADPFINYWNVSRSNVNETKPASILIFGYKRIDWHIEISNSAGEVIEYADIENEHSIYGLKWYAGTEYPDGDYYVTVTGTDETGLSLTSEPKKITVKH encoded by the coding sequence ATGATGGTTTCGAAGAAAAGTACGTTATCCATTGGATTGATGTCCGTTCTCCTAAGCAGCAGTATGATTACGCCAGCAAGTGCTGAATTCTATCAGTCTAAGGAAGAAATGGATCCTGCTCATATCCATAAAGGGAAACTCCCATTGATGGATATGGAAAAGAAAGCTACAGATGATCCTTTATACGGACAGGACCTTAAAGCATTCAACTCAAATGAAAGTATTCGCCTAATTGTAGAGGTGGACGTAAATAAGAAACTGAAAACGGCACCTGAAAAGCAGGTAGAGCAAGTGAAAAATACGTTTATGAAAAAGAGGGATGCTTCTTCTAAAATCATACATACGTATTCAACAGGTTTTTATGGATTCAGTATGGAAACGACGATGAAAGACGCAGAGAAAATCAAAGAGCTAGAGGGCGTAAAGGATATTCGTATTGCCAAAACCTATGAGCATATGGATGTAAAGAGCAACGAGCTTGTGGAAGCGATGAATGTATGGACGAAATATAATTACAGCGGCGATGGAATGGTCGTAGCGATCGTGGATTCTGGCATCGACTATCGCCATGAGGCCATGACGCTTTCTGAAAAAGGAAAGAAAAAAGCGAAGTATAATGAACATAACATACAAGAGAAGCTTGATGAGTCGGAAGTAGATGATGTTTGGTATACAGACAAAGTACCGACAGGCTATGACTGGGCAGATAAAGACACCAATGTCATTCCTGCAAGTAATTCCCACGGAACCCACGTAGCAGGAATTGTAGGGGCATACGAAGAATCCCAGAAAAAGGCGATGGGAGTGGCACCGGATGTACAGCTATTGGCCGAAAAAGTATTCTCGGATAGTAGAAGTGGTGCATATGACGATGATATCGTGGCTGGAATCTATCATGCGGTGGAGTTTGGGGCTGATGTCATCAATTTAAGTCTGGGATCTGACGCAGGAAGCGTAGACCCGAATGATCCGGTACAACGTGCCATTCAATATGCAACAGAACATGGGGTATTAGTCGTAGCTGCGGCAGGTAACGCTTCTTATAGTACAAAACAAAACTTGCTGGAAAGATCACAATTACCATGGGCCAAAAATCCTGATATCGGTCTTGTTGGCGACCCTGGTGTAACACCATCCGCACTGCAGGTTGCTTCATCAGAGAATGATCAGATGAGTGTCGATGCTTTAAGTTTGAATGATGGAAGTCAGCTTGGATATCAAACACAATCCAGTTCCAAAAAGCTTAGTGATGAACTCGAAGCCGGTCAAGATTACGAATTGATTTTCGCCGGTGAAGGATTTGGCAGCCATCTGGATGGTTTGGATCTAGAAGGGAAAATTGTAGTTGCAAAACCTGCAAAATCGTATGCTGTTTATTCGACTCTTCAATATGACTCAGCAAAAAAAGGGGCAGTCGGACTGATCGTCATTCCACCGGATAAATATCCATCTTATGCAAATTTAAATTTCTCAAGATACACCATTCCAGCCGTTACGACTGGACATACAGAAGGAGATCAATTAATCGAGCGATTACAAAGCGGAGAGAAGATTTCAGTGCAACTGTCAGATGAAGGTGTTTGGGTACAAAACCCGACAACAGAACCGATGTCTTCATTCTCTTCTTATGGTTCACCAACGGATTTAAGCTTTAAACCAGAAATCACAGCTCCTGGAGGAAAGATCAGCTCGACAGTATTGAACAACGAATATGAAACCATGAGTGGAACATCCATGGCAACTCCACACGTAGCAGCTGGAGCGGCTTTACTTCTTGAGAAGTATTACGAGGAGTTAGGTTTACCAAAAAATGAAGAAACGGTCTTAAAAGCGAAGAATGCATTAATGAACACGTCCCAGGTGTTAACGAATCCCGACGATGAAAATTCCTTATACTCACCAAGACGTCAAGGTTCAGGTTTGATGAAGATTGAACAAGCGATTAAATCTCCTTACCTTGTGGAACATGTAGGTGCCCCTTTGGAAAAGGCTGCATCCGTTGCGTTAAAGGAAGTGGACAGAACGTTCGATTTCACATTGGATGTAGAGCCCTTGGCAAAAAAGCTTGAAAAAGCCAATGACCAATATGAAATCGTAGTAGATGTGTTAATGGATGAGACAGAGAAGAAGACATATGGCGGTGTAGAAAGAGAATATCTAACTTTACATTCGATACCGATAGAGGGAGCGGTCGTTAAAATCAACGGAAAACAGATGGGAGACAAGAAAATTCAATACAAACCACGTCGTGATGGCGAAGTGAAGATCTCTGTCACACTCCCGGAAGGGTTAAGCGAAGGTCGTTTTGTTGAAGGGTTTGTCCGCTTTGTTCCTAAAGGAACCTCTGTAAAAGATTTAGCAACTTTAACGATGCCTTTCATGGGATATTACGGCGATTGGGATTCCCTTAATAATATTGATGTGAGTCCGGTGAATGGAGATCCATACTTAGGATATACCGTTCTTTGGAATGACGTAATGGAGTTGCCTATGGGGTATGATACTTCCACAGGAACATTTGATCCAAATAAGATTGGATATTCTAAGAATGCGGTTGCGTCAGGTATATATCCTTCCTTCACGGCGTTTCGTAATTTGAAAGAAATGTCTCTGAAGGTAGAGGATGAGAATGGAAAAACTGTTGCCAACATCACGAATTTCGGTGAATTTACGGAAGATGGCAGCCCGTACCCATTCAGAAAGAACATTATGGGCTATGGAAATTACTCTTATAAGTTCGATGGGATGTTCTGGAGTGGGGAAGATGACGGCGGGAACCAACTTCCTGACGGGAACTATACGTATGTGTATGAGAGTACATTGAATTATGAGGGAGCAGAGCCTCAACAAACGAAAATTCCGTTTAAACTGGATTCTGTTGCGCCTGTTGTTAAAAATATCAAGATTACAGAACAAACGGATGGGAAGTATAAAATTACGTGGGATGTCACAGAAGAAGGAACGAAACATATCGGAAATTTCATCTGGGTAAATGGCGGTAGTCGTAAAAGCGTATACAGTGATGCAAATGAGTACATTACCGACGAGAAACCTGAAATTGTCATGATATCAGCCATAGATGCTCTCCAAAATGTTGGTGTTGGTTATAATGGAAATGAGGAATTGCTGAATGCAGATCCATTTATCAATTATTGGAATGTGTCACGATCCAATGTGAATGAAACGAAACCGGCTTCCATCTTAATTTTTGGCTATAAACGAATAGATTGGCATATAGAGATTTCTAATTCAGCAGGCGAAGTGATCGAGTATGCCGATATTGAAAATGAACATTCAATTTATGGGTTGAAATGGTATGCTGGCACTGAATATCCGGACGGTGATTATTATGTGACTGTCACAGGAACAGATGAAACGGGATTATCGTTGACTTCCGAACCGAAGAAAATTACGGTTAAACATTAA